One stretch of Thermoproteota archaeon DNA includes these proteins:
- the lysX gene encoding lysine biosynthesis protein LysX: protein MSKICVVFDRLRSEEKMLQKEAESLGYDTSMIDAKITQLNTESKKTDYDFGQVVLERCVSYFRGLHFTSCLEFLDIPVINKFSVATNCGNKMFMTLCLAKHKVPTPKTYFSFSKEGAEENLAKIGFPMVIKPVIGSWGRGVMPLKDKDTMDAVFEIRELTDGPHDRIYYLQEMIKRPPRDIRVITVGEQAVGAMYRKSEGFKTNIALGADPELCEITNEIEDLAIKASKSVGGGILGVDMMEDKEKGLVVHEVNNTVEFKGLSRVAKRNIPKEMIEFAVNSVRK, encoded by the coding sequence ATGTCAAAGATTTGTGTCGTATTTGATCGATTAAGATCAGAAGAGAAGATGCTCCAAAAGGAGGCAGAATCTCTTGGATATGACACATCTATGATAGATGCAAAGATCACACAACTAAACACGGAGAGTAAGAAGACTGACTATGATTTCGGTCAAGTAGTACTAGAGAGATGTGTCAGTTACTTTAGAGGTCTTCATTTTACATCATGCCTTGAATTTTTAGATATTCCAGTAATCAACAAATTCAGCGTTGCAACAAATTGTGGAAACAAGATGTTTATGACATTGTGCTTGGCAAAACACAAAGTTCCGACACCAAAGACATACTTTTCATTCTCAAAAGAAGGAGCTGAGGAAAATCTTGCTAAAATTGGATTTCCGATGGTGATAAAACCAGTAATTGGTAGTTGGGGAAGAGGAGTTATGCCACTAAAAGACAAAGACACAATGGATGCAGTGTTTGAGATAAGAGAACTCACTGATGGTCCTCATGATAGAATTTACTACCTTCAAGAGATGATAAAGAGGCCCCCAAGAGATATTCGTGTAATAACAGTAGGGGAACAAGCAGTAGGTGCAATGTACAGAAAGTCGGAAGGTTTCAAGACAAATATTGCCTTAGGTGCTGATCCAGAGCTTTGTGAGATAACAAATGAGATCGAGGACTTGGCAATCAAGGCATCAAAATCCGTCGGAGGAGGAATTTTAGGCGTAGATATGATGGAGGACAAAGAAAAAGGGCTAGTAGTCCACGAAGTTAACAATACAGTAGAGTTTAAGGGATTATCAAGAGTTGCAAAACGAAACATTCCAAAAGAAATGATAGAATTTGCAGTAAACTCCGTTAGGAAATAA
- a CDS encoding lysine biosynthesis protein LysW — translation MNCPECDANLNIPDDAAVGEIVSCPDCGADFEIAKKEGSNVQLKQAESVGEDWGE, via the coding sequence ATGAATTGCCCAGAATGTGATGCAAATCTAAACATTCCCGATGACGCCGCTGTAGGAGAGATCGTATCCTGCCCTGATTGTGGTGCTGACTTTGAGATTGCAAAGAAAGAAGGTTCAAACGTACAGCTAAAACAAGCAGAAAGTGTTGGCGAAGACTGGGGAGAGTAA